In the Qipengyuania pelagi genome, one interval contains:
- the ilvD gene encoding dihydroxy-acid dehydratase: MPQFDKSRLPSRHVSVGPERAPHRSYYYAMGLSEEEIARPFVGVVSAGNDSAPCNTTLDAQADVCRRGVEEGGGMPRRFNTITVTDGIAMGHQGMKSSLVSREVIADSVELSVRGHCYDALVGFAGCDKSLPGMMMAMLRLNVPSIFVYGGSILPGTYRGQDVTVVDVFEAVGQHAAGNCPLKDLTALEKVACPGHGACGGQFTANTMACVGEAIGLSLPNSNMTPAPYNSREEIAVAAGRQVMALIERNLRPRDICTRAAFENAARVVAATGGSTNAALHLPAMAHEAGIAFDLHDVAEIFKSTPYIADLKPGGKYVAKDMHEAGGVYMAMKTLLDGGFIDPEPLTVTGKTLGENIEEVTWNPDQKVFYEVSNPITPTGGVVGLKGSLAPDGAIVKVAGMARLQFTGPARVFECEEEAFAAVEARDIAEGSVIVIRYEGPKGGPGMREMLATTAALYGQGMGEKVALITDGRFSGATRGFCIGHVGPEAAEGGPIALVENGDTIAIDAEAGTIDLVVDKAVLDERRSAWQPREHDYQSGALWRFAQNVGPAHQGAVTHPGAARETHVFADI, translated from the coding sequence ATGCCGCAATTCGACAAATCCCGGCTTCCCAGCCGCCACGTTTCGGTCGGCCCCGAGCGCGCACCGCATCGCTCCTATTATTACGCCATGGGCCTGAGCGAGGAAGAGATCGCCCGGCCTTTCGTCGGCGTGGTCAGCGCGGGCAATGACAGCGCGCCGTGCAACACGACGCTCGATGCGCAGGCCGATGTCTGCCGGCGCGGTGTCGAAGAAGGGGGCGGGATGCCACGCCGCTTCAACACCATCACCGTCACCGATGGTATCGCCATGGGCCATCAGGGAATGAAGAGCTCGCTGGTCAGCCGCGAGGTCATTGCGGACAGCGTCGAATTGTCGGTGCGCGGGCATTGCTACGATGCGCTGGTCGGATTTGCCGGCTGCGACAAATCGCTGCCGGGGATGATGATGGCGATGCTGCGGCTGAACGTGCCCAGCATTTTCGTCTATGGCGGCTCGATCCTTCCCGGCACTTATCGAGGGCAGGATGTCACCGTGGTCGACGTTTTCGAAGCAGTGGGCCAGCACGCTGCCGGGAATTGCCCGCTCAAGGATCTGACCGCGCTCGAAAAGGTGGCCTGCCCCGGTCATGGTGCCTGTGGCGGACAATTTACCGCCAACACCATGGCCTGTGTCGGGGAGGCCATCGGATTATCCCTCCCGAACAGCAACATGACTCCCGCTCCTTACAATTCGCGCGAAGAGATTGCCGTGGCGGCTGGGCGTCAGGTCATGGCTCTGATCGAGCGGAACCTGCGCCCGCGCGATATCTGCACGCGCGCAGCGTTCGAGAATGCCGCGCGCGTCGTCGCCGCCACTGGCGGGTCGACGAATGCGGCCCTCCACTTGCCCGCAATGGCGCATGAAGCGGGGATCGCTTTCGATCTTCACGATGTCGCAGAGATATTCAAATCAACGCCTTATATCGCAGACTTGAAGCCCGGTGGGAAGTATGTCGCCAAGGATATGCACGAGGCGGGCGGTGTCTACATGGCGATGAAGACGCTGCTGGATGGCGGCTTCATCGATCCCGAACCTCTTACCGTCACTGGCAAGACGTTGGGCGAAAATATCGAGGAAGTGACCTGGAACCCCGACCAGAAAGTGTTTTACGAGGTTTCCAATCCCATCACGCCTACGGGCGGCGTGGTCGGCCTCAAGGGATCGCTGGCGCCCGATGGCGCGATCGTGAAGGTCGCGGGTATGGCGCGGCTGCAATTCACCGGCCCGGCGCGCGTTTTCGAATGCGAGGAGGAGGCCTTTGCCGCCGTCGAGGCCCGCGATATCGCCGAAGGCAGCGTGATCGTGATCCGCTACGAAGGGCCGAAGGGCGGCCCCGGTATGCGGGAAATGCTCGCCACCACCGCTGCACTATATGGGCAGGGTATGGGCGAGAAGGTCGCGCTGATCACCGATGGGCGCTTCAGCGGGGCGACCCGCGGCTTCTGTATCGGCCATGTCGGCCCCGAGGCTGCGGAAGGCGGCCCGATCGCGCTTGTCGAGAACGGCGACACCATCGCGATCGACGCCGAAGCGGGGACGATTGACCTGGTCGTGGACAAGGCGGTGCTGGACGAACGCCGCTCGGCGTGGCAGCCGCGCGAGCATGACTATCAGTCCGGAGCCTTGTGGCGGTTCGCCCAGAATGTCGGTCCCGCCCATCAGGGCGCCGTTACCCATCCCGGAGCGGCGCGCGAAACGCACGTTTTCGCCGATATCTAG
- a CDS encoding N-formylglutamate amidohydrolase — MLIDEKPYRQVGEAGPAELMCVADHASNFVPDDIELGIDPKLLDEHIAVDIGVNGVADRLARRHGIPAHIATVSRLVCDLHRKEDEPAAVPTESDGHLIPGNIGANIGRRMALYHRPYHTALGDMIDRVQPKLLLAVHSFTPELATSSQERPWEIGLLYNQDDRAARHAIRLFGEQGLTVGDNEPYSGKQLNATMDRHAEARGIPYLTLEIRQDQIATEAGQARWATLVADVAGRVLLALESA, encoded by the coding sequence ATGCTGATCGACGAAAAGCCCTATCGCCAGGTGGGCGAGGCCGGCCCTGCCGAACTGATGTGCGTTGCCGATCACGCATCGAATTTCGTGCCGGACGATATCGAACTCGGCATCGATCCCAAGCTGCTCGACGAGCATATCGCGGTCGATATCGGCGTCAACGGCGTGGCGGACCGGCTTGCGCGGCGGCACGGCATCCCCGCCCATATCGCAACCGTCAGTCGCCTCGTCTGCGATCTCCACCGCAAGGAGGATGAGCCGGCAGCGGTGCCGACGGAAAGCGACGGGCATCTGATCCCCGGCAATATCGGGGCGAATATCGGACGCCGGATGGCGCTCTACCATCGCCCGTATCACACCGCGCTCGGCGACATGATCGACAGAGTGCAGCCGAAACTGCTGCTGGCGGTGCACAGCTTCACGCCAGAACTCGCCACCAGTTCGCAGGAGCGGCCCTGGGAGATCGGATTGCTGTATAATCAGGACGATCGCGCGGCGCGCCACGCTATCCGGCTTTTCGGCGAACAGGGGCTGACGGTGGGTGACAATGAACCCTATTCGGGCAAGCAGCTGAATGCGACGATGGATCGCCACGCAGAGGCGCGCGGCATCCCCTATCTGACGCTGGAAATCCGTCAGGACCAGATTGCCACCGAGGCGGGGCAGGCGCGCTGGGCCACTTTGGTCGCGGATGTGGCGGGCCGGGTGCTGCTCGCGCTTGAGAGCGCCTAA
- a CDS encoding 4-(cytidine 5'-diphospho)-2-C-methyl-D-erythritol kinase has translation MSETAFAKINLALHVRTRREDGYHELETLFAFVEAGDVLTARASPRDEVRVTGEFAGGLDNPFDNLVSKALSALPRTDGLAITLEKNLPVAAGLGGGSADAGAVFRIVRNRYGLPQDWTARAARLGADVPACVESRTCIGRGTGTELEPLVDDSLAEVFCLLVNPRVPLSTGPVFANWDGTDRGPLPTGTAREIALAGRNDLEAPAISLCPAIAGVLAALAETDPLLHRMSGSGATCFALYESAEACEDASAQVAAIHPGWWRMQGALRY, from the coding sequence ATGAGCGAAACCGCCTTCGCCAAGATCAACCTCGCGCTGCACGTCCGCACGCGGCGCGAGGATGGCTATCACGAGCTGGAAACGCTGTTCGCTTTCGTCGAAGCGGGCGATGTCCTGACGGCACGGGCTTCGCCGAGGGACGAAGTGCGCGTCACCGGCGAGTTTGCCGGAGGTCTCGACAATCCCTTCGACAATCTCGTCTCGAAGGCGCTTTCAGCTCTGCCGCGTACTGATGGGCTGGCGATAACGCTTGAAAAGAACCTGCCCGTGGCTGCCGGGCTGGGCGGCGGATCGGCCGATGCAGGGGCGGTCTTCCGCATCGTGCGGAACCGCTATGGCCTGCCGCAGGACTGGACGGCGCGCGCCGCCAGGCTGGGGGCTGACGTTCCTGCCTGCGTCGAAAGCCGGACCTGTATCGGGCGCGGCACCGGCACCGAACTCGAGCCGCTGGTCGATGACAGTCTGGCGGAGGTCTTCTGCCTCCTCGTCAATCCGCGCGTCCCCCTGTCGACCGGACCGGTCTTCGCGAATTGGGACGGCACGGATCGCGGGCCGCTTCCGACAGGCACGGCGCGGGAGATCGCGCTCGCCGGTCGCAACGATCTCGAAGCGCCCGCAATCAGTCTGTGCCCCGCGATCGCAGGCGTCCTGGCTGCTCTGGCGGAGACCGACCCGCTCCTTCATCGCATGTCCGGGTCGGGCGCGACCTGCTTTGCGCTTTATGAAAGCGCGGAGGCATGCGAAGACGCCTCAGCGCAAGTCGCTGCCATTCATCCGGGGTGGTGGCGAATGCAAGGTGCCCTTCGATATTGA
- a CDS encoding electron transfer flavoprotein-ubiquinone oxidoreductase, translated as MSERESMPCDVVIIGGGVAGMAAAIRLKQLNEELEVVVLEKGSEIGAHILSGAVVDPRALDELLPEWREMDCPLAETPVTDNQHWVMSAFKKWEMPHLLMPPFLSNDGNYTCSLGNLTRWMAEQAEGLGVMVFPGFPASEVMFDETGAVSGVITQDMGVAADGSHKPDYQPGMEIHAKYTLFAEGARGNLTKKMKAKFDLEADCQPQIYGLGIKELWDISPEKHEPGRVIHTQGWPLSESESWGGGFLYHQANGQVALGFVTALDYKNPYVRPYMEFQRWKHHPAIAEILEGGKRVAYGARAINEGGWQSVPKLAFPGGALIGCAAGFVNVPRIKGSHTAMKSGMLAAESIANAIAAGQEKTELTDYDSNLRESWIAVELKKVKNAQPAVSKYGADIGTVLAGIDMWMRTLKIGLPITMKHEPDYEHLQRADLFKPIDYPKPDGVLSFDRLTNVAFSFTNHAEDQRNHLQVQDMELQRESELGVYGGPSTRYCPAGVYEWVTEDEGEPKFVINSQNCVHCKTCDIKDPNQNIEWTTPEGGGGPNYPNM; from the coding sequence ATGAGCGAACGCGAATCGATGCCCTGCGATGTCGTCATCATCGGCGGCGGTGTGGCCGGGATGGCGGCGGCGATCCGGCTGAAGCAGCTCAACGAGGAGCTGGAGGTCGTCGTGCTCGAGAAGGGCAGTGAAATCGGCGCGCATATCCTGTCGGGCGCGGTGGTCGATCCGCGCGCGCTCGACGAATTGCTGCCCGAATGGCGCGAGATGGACTGCCCGCTCGCTGAAACGCCCGTCACCGACAACCAGCATTGGGTGATGAGCGCGTTCAAGAAATGGGAAATGCCGCACCTGCTGATGCCGCCCTTTCTTTCGAACGACGGCAATTACACCTGCTCGCTGGGTAATCTGACCCGCTGGATGGCGGAACAGGCCGAAGGGCTGGGCGTGATGGTGTTCCCCGGCTTCCCGGCGAGCGAGGTCATGTTCGACGAGACTGGCGCGGTCTCGGGCGTGATCACGCAGGACATGGGCGTGGCGGCGGACGGATCGCACAAGCCTGACTACCAGCCCGGCATGGAAATCCACGCGAAATACACGCTCTTCGCCGAAGGCGCGCGCGGCAATCTCACCAAAAAGATGAAGGCGAAGTTCGATCTGGAGGCCGATTGCCAGCCGCAGATCTACGGCCTTGGAATCAAAGAATTGTGGGACATTTCTCCTGAAAAGCATGAACCGGGCCGGGTCATCCACACGCAGGGCTGGCCGCTATCCGAAAGCGAGAGTTGGGGCGGGGGCTTCCTCTATCATCAGGCCAACGGCCAGGTCGCGCTCGGCTTCGTCACCGCGCTCGATTACAAGAACCCCTATGTCCGCCCCTATATGGAGTTCCAGCGCTGGAAGCATCATCCGGCGATCGCGGAAATCCTCGAGGGGGGCAAGCGCGTGGCCTATGGCGCGCGGGCGATCAACGAGGGCGGGTGGCAGTCCGTGCCCAAGCTTGCCTTTCCGGGCGGCGCGCTGATCGGATGTGCCGCGGGCTTCGTCAACGTGCCCCGGATCAAGGGCAGCCACACTGCGATGAAGAGCGGGATGCTGGCGGCGGAAAGCATCGCGAATGCCATTGCGGCAGGTCAGGAGAAGACCGAACTCACTGATTACGATAGTAATTTGCGCGAAAGCTGGATCGCAGTCGAGCTTAAGAAAGTGAAGAACGCCCAGCCCGCCGTTTCCAAATACGGCGCGGATATCGGGACGGTGCTGGCAGGCATCGATATGTGGATGCGCACGCTCAAGATCGGGCTGCCGATCACGATGAAGCACGAGCCGGATTACGAGCATCTCCAGCGTGCCGACCTGTTCAAGCCGATCGATTATCCCAAGCCCGACGGCGTGCTCAGTTTCGACCGGCTGACCAATGTCGCCTTCAGCTTCACCAACCACGCCGAGGACCAGCGCAATCACTTGCAGGTCCAGGATATGGAATTGCAGCGCGAAAGCGAGTTGGGCGTCTATGGCGGGCCTTCCACCCGCTATTGCCCGGCCGGCGTCTATGAATGGGTGACGGAGGACGAGGGAGAGCCCAAATTCGTCATCAATTCGCAGAACTGCGTCCACTGCAAGACCTGCGACATCAAGGATCCGAACCAGAACATCGAATGGACCACGCCCGAAGGCGGCGGCGGGCCCAATTATCCGAATATGTAG
- a CDS encoding transglycosylase SLT domain-containing protein — MTRPLLFCTLALGSLAVAAPASANPESIAYFTQGKSGALPALLTQQDRFYYASLFEAVDARNWDRVEILLGERSEGPLHGAALAEYYLHPESPRIPLERLQDWLGRYRDLPQAEGIARLAVARGAVETPSLPAARSLRSQPGITRRNRPRGIEDGTMPADISSAILQHISNDDPDGARLLLDGIDASLSPQARAEWRQRVAWSYYIENRDPESLALALTVSQGSGPWVAEGEWVAGLAAWRLGDCRTSAEGFRNASTQSTDPELTAAAHYWAHRALVRCREPEQADEQLRGAARFTETLYGMLAREQLGQVLPGDHTLPDLTARDWQMLSDEPAARQAVMLTELNRRDAASQALVYQARVGDPDEFQALTRLARALGLPGAQNFMAYNAPAGTAPPPSLRWPVTDQTPRGGWTVDPALAFAHALQESNFREAVVSGANAIGLMQIRPIAAREYAASINLSADANLKEASTNLAFGQRALEALAQSSYSSGYLPKVMAAYNAGPTPVARWNSEVRDQGDPLTWMESVPYWETRSYVNIVMRNYWMYLRQANAPAPSRVALAQNQWPQFPSER, encoded by the coding sequence ATGACCCGCCCCCTCCTTTTCTGTACGCTTGCCCTTGGCTCTCTGGCCGTGGCCGCGCCCGCTTCGGCAAACCCCGAAAGCATCGCCTATTTCACGCAAGGCAAGAGCGGCGCCCTGCCGGCTCTGCTGACGCAGCAGGACAGGTTCTATTACGCCTCGCTGTTCGAAGCGGTCGACGCGCGCAATTGGGATCGTGTCGAAATCCTGCTCGGCGAACGCAGCGAGGGGCCCTTGCACGGTGCGGCGCTTGCCGAATATTATCTTCACCCCGAAAGCCCGCGCATCCCGCTGGAGCGGCTTCAGGACTGGCTAGGCCGGTATCGCGACCTGCCTCAGGCTGAGGGGATCGCGCGGCTTGCCGTGGCGCGTGGAGCGGTCGAGACGCCCAGCCTGCCAGCAGCGCGCAGCCTGCGCAGCCAGCCCGGCATCACGCGGCGCAACCGTCCGCGCGGAATCGAGGACGGGACGATGCCCGCCGATATCTCGAGCGCCATCCTCCAGCACATCAGCAATGACGACCCCGATGGGGCGCGGCTGCTGCTCGACGGGATCGATGCCTCGCTGTCCCCCCAGGCGCGGGCGGAGTGGCGCCAGAGAGTGGCGTGGAGCTATTACATCGAGAACCGCGATCCCGAATCCCTGGCTTTGGCGCTCACCGTTTCGCAAGGAAGCGGGCCGTGGGTCGCGGAAGGGGAATGGGTCGCTGGCCTGGCCGCATGGAGGCTTGGCGATTGCCGGACTTCGGCGGAAGGGTTCCGCAATGCCTCGACCCAATCGACCGATCCCGAACTGACCGCCGCCGCCCATTACTGGGCGCACCGTGCGCTCGTGCGATGCCGCGAGCCGGAACAGGCCGACGAACAATTGCGCGGCGCGGCGCGCTTTACCGAAACGCTGTACGGAATGCTGGCGCGCGAGCAATTGGGGCAGGTCCTGCCCGGCGATCATACCCTGCCCGATCTGACCGCGCGGGATTGGCAGATGCTGTCCGACGAGCCCGCCGCGCGTCAGGCGGTCATGCTGACCGAATTGAACCGGCGGGATGCGGCGTCCCAGGCGCTCGTCTATCAGGCGCGGGTCGGCGATCCCGATGAATTTCAGGCTCTCACCCGGCTCGCGCGCGCTCTGGGCCTGCCCGGCGCGCAGAATTTCATGGCCTATAACGCGCCTGCCGGGACCGCGCCCCCGCCCAGCCTGCGCTGGCCGGTGACCGACCAGACCCCGCGCGGCGGCTGGACGGTCGATCCGGCGCTGGCCTTCGCCCACGCCCTGCAGGAATCGAACTTCCGCGAGGCGGTGGTGAGCGGGGCCAACGCCATCGGCCTCATGCAAATCCGCCCGATCGCCGCGCGCGAATATGCGGCTTCCATAAACCTGTCGGCCGATGCGAACCTCAAGGAAGCTTCAACAAACCTGGCCTTCGGGCAGCGGGCCCTCGAGGCCCTGGCCCAGTCGAGCTATTCGAGCGGCTACCTGCCCAAGGTCATGGCCGCCTACAATGCCGGGCCGACCCCGGTCGCGCGCTGGAACAGCGAGGTCCGCGATCAGGGCGATCCGCTTACCTGGATGGAATCGGTGCCCTATTGGGAGACGCGCAGCTACGTGAATATCGTGATGCGCAATTACTGGATGTATCTGCGGCAGGCCAACGCCCCGGCCCCGAGCCGCGTGGCGCTCGCGCAGAACCAGTGGCCGCAATTTCCAAGCGAGCGCTGA
- the moaB gene encoding molybdenum cofactor biosynthesis protein B — protein sequence MPIDESRIFKPIRIALVTVSDTRTRADDTSGDILANRIEEAGHELAKREIIRDDADALVELLQGWIDDDTVDCVISTGGTGLTGRDVTPEALDRVKDKDIPGFGELFRWISFETISTSTIQSRACAVLAKGTYIFALPGSNGAVKDGWDRILVSQLDSRHRPCNFVELMPRLRES from the coding sequence ATGCCGATCGACGAAAGCCGCATCTTCAAGCCGATCCGCATCGCGCTGGTGACGGTGTCCGACACGCGCACTCGGGCCGACGATACGTCGGGCGATATCCTCGCCAATCGGATAGAAGAGGCGGGTCACGAATTGGCAAAGCGCGAGATTATTCGCGACGATGCGGATGCGCTTGTCGAACTGCTCCAAGGCTGGATCGATGACGATACGGTCGATTGCGTGATATCCACCGGCGGCACCGGACTGACGGGCCGCGACGTGACGCCCGAAGCGCTCGACCGGGTGAAGGACAAGGACATCCCCGGTTTCGGTGAGTTGTTCCGCTGGATCAGTTTCGAGACGATCAGCACCAGCACGATCCAGAGCCGCGCTTGCGCCGTTCTCGCAAAAGGTACCTATATCTTCGCCCTTCCCGGCTCGAACGGAGCGGTGAAGGATGGCTGGGACCGGATCCTCGTATCCCAGCTCGACAGTCGCCATCGTCCCTGCAATTTCGTCGAGCTGATGCCGCGCTTGCGGGAAAGCTGA